One genomic segment of Mesoterricola silvestris includes these proteins:
- a CDS encoding ABC transporter ATP-binding protein, with protein sequence MANPKTPTKINARRAWREARELLWQHRKSLAVGLALMVVSRLAGLVLPASTKYLIDEVIGKHNSHLLLPLALAAGAATLVQALAGYANSQVVSVAAQRAIMDMRQRVQDHILRLPIRYFDTTKSGIVIARVMNDAEGIRNLVGTGLIQLAGGLLTAVLALGVLFWLNWKLTLATLVFLGVFGGAMALAFNHLRPLFRKRSELTADITGRLGESVGGVRILKVYVAEDRESRIFAEGAEKLFRNVAGTITGMSAISAFSTAIIGVVGVLIMVVGGNAIFAGRMTLGDLIMYTFFVGLLAAPVVQIANIGTQVSEAFAGLDRIRETLDMPTEDQEDLARAPLPELEGRVELRDVWFEYEKDTPVLRGISFQVPAGSTVALVGSSGSGKSTIIGLLMAFNHPQRGQVLVDGRDVLSVRLRDYRSKLGVVMQDNFLFDGSVADNIGFARPGATRAEIEAVGAIAHVDEFVGRFEAGYDTIVGERGVKLSGGQRQRVAIARAILADPRILILDEATSSLDSESEAMIRDGLRRLRTGRTTFVIAHRLSTIETADQILVVEEGRIVERGAHAELMALGGRYRQLHDRQQSSELDQFINPGEDFTVPGSVTA encoded by the coding sequence ATGGCGAACCCCAAGACTCCCACCAAGATCAACGCTCGCAGGGCCTGGAGGGAAGCGCGGGAACTGCTCTGGCAGCACAGGAAATCCCTGGCCGTGGGGCTGGCCCTGATGGTCGTTAGTCGGCTCGCAGGTCTGGTGCTCCCGGCCAGCACGAAATACCTCATCGACGAGGTCATCGGCAAGCACAACAGCCACCTGCTCCTGCCCCTGGCCCTGGCCGCGGGGGCCGCTACCCTGGTGCAGGCCCTGGCGGGCTACGCCAATTCCCAGGTGGTGTCCGTGGCCGCCCAGCGCGCCATCATGGACATGCGCCAGCGGGTGCAGGACCACATCCTGCGCCTTCCCATCCGCTACTTCGACACCACCAAGAGCGGCATCGTCATCGCCCGGGTCATGAACGACGCCGAGGGCATCCGCAACCTGGTGGGCACGGGGCTCATCCAGCTGGCGGGGGGGCTCCTCACGGCCGTGCTGGCCCTGGGGGTCCTGTTCTGGCTCAACTGGAAGCTCACCCTGGCCACCCTGGTGTTCCTGGGGGTCTTCGGGGGCGCCATGGCCCTGGCCTTCAACCACCTGCGGCCCCTCTTCCGCAAGCGCAGCGAGCTCACCGCCGACATCACGGGGCGCCTGGGCGAATCCGTGGGCGGCGTGCGGATCCTCAAGGTCTACGTGGCCGAGGACCGGGAATCGCGGATCTTCGCGGAGGGGGCCGAGAAGCTCTTCCGCAACGTGGCGGGCACCATCACCGGCATGAGCGCCATCTCCGCCTTCTCCACCGCCATCATCGGCGTGGTGGGCGTGCTCATCATGGTGGTGGGCGGCAACGCCATCTTCGCGGGGCGCATGACCCTGGGCGACCTGATCATGTACACCTTCTTCGTGGGCCTCCTGGCGGCGCCCGTGGTGCAGATCGCCAACATCGGCACCCAGGTGAGCGAGGCCTTCGCGGGCCTGGACCGCATCCGGGAGACCCTGGACATGCCCACCGAGGACCAGGAGGACCTGGCCCGGGCGCCCCTGCCGGAGCTGGAGGGCCGGGTGGAGCTGCGGGACGTGTGGTTCGAGTACGAGAAGGACACGCCGGTGCTGCGCGGCATCTCCTTCCAGGTGCCCGCGGGATCCACGGTGGCCCTGGTGGGCTCCAGCGGCTCGGGCAAGAGCACCATCATCGGGCTGCTCATGGCCTTCAACCACCCCCAGCGGGGCCAGGTGCTGGTGGACGGAAGGGACGTGCTGTCAGTGCGGCTGCGGGACTACCGCTCCAAGCTGGGCGTGGTGATGCAGGACAATTTCCTCTTCGACGGCTCCGTGGCCGACAACATCGGCTTCGCCAGGCCGGGCGCGACCCGGGCGGAGATCGAGGCGGTGGGCGCCATCGCCCACGTGGACGAGTTCGTGGGGCGCTTCGAGGCGGGCTACGACACCATCGTCGGCGAGCGCGGCGTCAAGCTCTCCGGAGGCCAGCGCCAGCGCGTGGCCATCGCCCGGGCCATCCTGGCCGATCCGCGCATCCTCATCCTGGACGAGGCCACCTCCAGCCTGGACAGCGAGAGCGAGGCCATGATCCGGGACGGCCTGCGCCGGCTGCGCACGGGCCGCACCACCTTCGTCATCGCCCACCGCCTGAGCACCATCGAGACCGCCGACCAGATCCTGGTGGTGGAGGAGGGGCGCATCGTGGAGCGGGGCGCCCACGCCGAGCTCATGGCCCTGGGCGGCCGCTACCGCCAGCTCCACGACCGCCAGCAGAGCAGCGAGCTGGACCAGTTCATCAACCCCGGGGAGGACTTCACGGTGCCCGGCTCCGTCACCGCCTAG
- a CDS encoding adenine phosphoribosyltransferase encodes MTLKSLIRTIPHYPKEGVQFRDVTTLMKNPEGFRRAIDLLGERYRDQGIRIVAGIESRGFIVGAALAHHLGAGFVPIRKKGKLPAPVIHEDYELEYGLDRIEVHVDAIGKGERVLLVDDLIATGGTAEAALKLIGTLGGVVVETAFLVDLPDLGGRRRLEALGHKVFTLTEFEGD; translated from the coding sequence ATGACCCTGAAGTCCCTTATCCGCACCATTCCCCACTACCCCAAGGAGGGCGTCCAGTTCCGGGACGTCACGACCCTCATGAAGAACCCCGAGGGGTTCCGCAGGGCCATCGACCTCCTGGGCGAGCGGTACCGGGACCAGGGCATCCGCATCGTGGCGGGCATCGAATCCCGGGGCTTCATCGTGGGCGCGGCCCTGGCCCACCACCTGGGGGCGGGCTTCGTGCCCATCCGCAAGAAGGGCAAGCTCCCCGCCCCCGTCATCCACGAGGACTACGAACTGGAGTACGGCCTGGACCGCATCGAGGTGCACGTGGACGCCATCGGCAAGGGGGAGCGGGTGCTCCTGGTGGACGACCTCATCGCCACCGGCGGCACCGCCGAGGCCGCGCTGAAGCTCATCGGCACCCTGGGCGGGGTCGTGGTGGAGACGGCCTTCCTGGTGGACCTGCCGGACCTGGGAGGGCGGAGGCGCCTGGAGGCCCTGGGGCACAAGGTATTCACGTTGACGGAGTTCGAAGGGGACTAG
- a CDS encoding DEAD/DEAH box helicase: protein MHTTLYDLLPQAADAGSDELLGRFLEYVEGRDLTLYPAQEAAILELFEGKNVILNTPTGSGKSLVAAALHFKALAQGRRSVYTCPIKALVNEKWLALCRDFGPENVGLSTGDASVNRDAPILCCTAEILSNIALREGAGADVRDVIMDEFHYYADRERGVAWQVPLLTLPQCRFLLMSATLGDTAFFEGELTRLTGLPTAVVKSTDRPVPLEFTYAESPLSLTLERLVEEGKAPVYLVHFTQLEAATSAQDFTSINLCTKEEKAAIQRELEGFRFNSPYGPDLKRWLRHGIGLHHAGLLPKYRILVEQLAQKGLLKVICGTDTLGVGINVPIRTVLFTKLCKYDGQKTGILSARDFHQISGRAGRKGFDDVGWVVAQAPEHWIENMKLAAKAAAGGRKYQKRLPPERNFTNWDKQTFERLVAAQPERLVSRFQVSHGMLLNVLSRAGDGCGAMRALVRGCHDNERARAGHARRAWQLFRGLLDRKIVEFTGEGHGLRVNVDLQDDFSMNQTLSLYLLDTLPLLDPENPEYALDLITLVESILENPEVILRKQLDRLKGRRVAEMKVAGMEYEERMAELEKLEYPKPQRDFIYGTFNAFAVKHPWVGEENIRPKSIAREMFEDYRSFSDYVREYDIQRSEGLLLRHLNSVFKVLAQTVPDSAKTEEVREMELYLGAMLRQVDSSLLDEWEKMRDGGYRPGEAAELRPPGAEEAALDITRDRKAFLASVRNRIFTWLRALVVSDWEEAASLLAEYGEPADAGGEPWTAERLKALVEAYRLDHKGPRLDAEGRNLRHTYALPDGRVQQMLVDEEESNDWVAEFQVDLEASRRAGAPVMSLGRLGSY from the coding sequence ATGCATACGACCCTCTACGACCTTCTCCCCCAGGCGGCGGACGCCGGCAGCGACGAACTGCTCGGGCGCTTCCTGGAGTACGTGGAGGGCCGCGACCTCACCCTCTACCCCGCCCAGGAAGCCGCCATCCTGGAACTGTTCGAAGGGAAGAACGTCATCCTCAACACCCCCACGGGCTCGGGCAAGTCGCTGGTGGCCGCGGCGCTGCACTTCAAGGCCCTGGCCCAGGGGCGGCGGTCCGTGTACACCTGCCCCATCAAGGCCCTGGTGAACGAGAAGTGGCTGGCCCTGTGCCGGGACTTCGGCCCGGAGAACGTCGGCCTCAGCACCGGGGACGCCTCGGTGAACCGGGACGCGCCCATCCTCTGCTGCACCGCCGAGATCCTCTCCAACATCGCTTTGCGCGAAGGCGCCGGCGCCGATGTGCGCGACGTGATCATGGACGAGTTCCACTACTACGCCGACCGCGAGCGGGGGGTGGCGTGGCAGGTGCCGCTGCTCACCCTGCCCCAGTGCAGGTTCCTGCTCATGTCGGCCACCCTGGGGGACACGGCGTTCTTCGAGGGCGAGCTCACCCGGCTCACGGGGCTGCCCACCGCCGTGGTGAAGTCCACGGACCGCCCCGTGCCGCTGGAATTCACGTACGCGGAATCCCCACTCTCCCTCACCCTGGAGCGCCTGGTGGAGGAGGGCAAGGCCCCCGTGTACCTCGTGCACTTCACCCAGCTGGAGGCGGCCACCAGCGCCCAGGACTTCACCAGCATCAACCTGTGCACGAAGGAGGAGAAGGCCGCGATCCAGCGGGAGCTGGAGGGGTTCAGGTTCAACAGCCCCTACGGCCCGGACCTCAAGCGCTGGCTTCGCCACGGCATCGGGCTGCACCACGCGGGGCTCCTGCCGAAATACCGCATCCTGGTGGAGCAGCTGGCCCAGAAGGGGCTCCTGAAGGTCATCTGCGGCACGGACACCCTGGGCGTGGGCATCAACGTGCCCATCCGCACGGTGCTCTTCACCAAGCTTTGCAAGTACGACGGGCAGAAGACGGGCATCCTCAGCGCCCGGGATTTCCACCAGATCTCCGGCCGGGCCGGACGCAAGGGCTTCGACGATGTGGGCTGGGTCGTGGCCCAGGCCCCGGAGCACTGGATCGAGAACATGAAGCTGGCCGCCAAGGCCGCCGCGGGCGGGCGGAAGTACCAGAAGCGCCTGCCCCCGGAGCGCAACTTCACCAACTGGGACAAGCAGACCTTCGAGAGGCTCGTGGCGGCCCAGCCGGAGCGCCTGGTGTCGCGGTTCCAGGTGTCCCACGGCATGCTCCTCAACGTCCTCAGCCGCGCGGGCGACGGCTGCGGCGCCATGCGCGCCCTGGTGCGCGGCTGCCACGACAACGAGCGGGCCAGGGCCGGCCACGCCCGGCGGGCCTGGCAGCTGTTCCGGGGCCTGCTGGACCGGAAGATCGTGGAGTTCACCGGGGAGGGCCACGGGCTGCGGGTGAACGTGGACCTGCAGGACGACTTCTCCATGAACCAGACCCTCAGCCTCTACCTCCTGGACACCCTCCCCCTCCTGGATCCGGAGAACCCCGAGTACGCCCTGGACCTCATCACCCTGGTGGAGTCCATCCTGGAGAACCCGGAGGTGATCCTCCGCAAGCAGCTGGACCGCCTCAAGGGCCGGCGCGTGGCCGAGATGAAGGTGGCCGGCATGGAATACGAGGAGCGCATGGCCGAGCTGGAGAAGCTGGAGTACCCCAAGCCCCAGCGCGACTTCATCTACGGCACCTTCAACGCCTTCGCCGTGAAGCACCCCTGGGTGGGCGAGGAGAACATCCGCCCCAAGTCCATCGCCCGGGAGATGTTCGAGGACTACCGCTCATTCTCGGACTACGTGCGGGAGTACGACATCCAGCGCTCCGAAGGGCTTCTCCTGCGCCACCTGAACAGCGTGTTCAAGGTCCTGGCCCAGACCGTGCCCGATTCCGCCAAGACCGAGGAGGTGCGGGAAATGGAGCTCTACCTGGGGGCCATGCTGCGCCAGGTGGACAGCAGCCTCCTGGACGAGTGGGAGAAGATGCGCGACGGCGGGTACCGCCCCGGAGAGGCCGCCGAACTGCGCCCCCCCGGCGCCGAGGAGGCCGCCCTGGACATCACCCGGGACCGCAAGGCCTTCCTCGCCTCCGTGCGCAACCGGATCTTCACGTGGCTCCGGGCCCTGGTGGTCTCCGACTGGGAGGAGGCGGCGTCCCTGCTGGCCGAATACGGGGAGCCCGCGGACGCCGGCGGGGAGCCCTGGACCGCCGAACGCCTCAAGGCCCTGGTGGAAGCCTACCGCCTGGACCACAAGGGCCCCCGCCTGGACGCCGAAGGCCGCAACCTCCGCCACACCTACGCCCTCCCCGACGGCCGCGTCCAGCAGATGCTGGTGGACGAGGAGGAATCCAACGACTGGGTGGCGGAATTCCAGGTGGACCTGGAAGCCTCCCGCAGGGCCGGGGCGCCGGTGATGAGCCTGGGGCGGCTGGGGAGTTACTAG
- a CDS encoding trans-sulfuration enzyme family protein has protein sequence MSDNHLDSNVPGNPAYHFTVVPPGTEPAAGWARRGELLAGAGTGTQCIHAGSQPDPAYGSVMPPVYLTSTFAFSDIGSNGGFDYTRSGNPTRERLETAIATLEGGSGATCTGSGMSAVLVALNLLEHGSHVLCTVDCYGGTFRTLEHARNVYGLEVTYLDLADLDAVRAALRPNTRMIWVETPSNPLLRLSDLGALAAIARGTSALLVVDNTFLSPVLQRPFDFGADLVVHSTTKYLNGHSDVVGGAVVAGPGREALAQRIAAMNNLLGTSQSPHDCYLVLRGLKTLRVRMRAHEANALAVARALADHPAVASVNYPGLPTHPQHALAKAQQKGFGAMLSFELKDASPAAVNRVLLALRWFTLAESLGGVESLVAHPATMTHASMTPAARANAGIGDGLIRLSVGIEDPEDLVEDLRRALD, from the coding sequence TTGAGCGACAACCATCTCGACAGCAACGTGCCGGGCAACCCCGCCTACCATTTCACCGTCGTGCCCCCGGGCACCGAACCCGCGGCGGGGTGGGCCCGGCGCGGTGAGCTGCTGGCCGGGGCCGGCACCGGCACCCAGTGCATCCATGCGGGCTCCCAGCCGGATCCCGCCTACGGGTCCGTGATGCCCCCGGTGTACCTCACCAGCACCTTCGCGTTTTCCGATATCGGAAGCAACGGCGGCTTCGACTACACCCGCAGCGGCAATCCCACCCGGGAGCGCCTGGAGACGGCCATCGCCACCCTGGAGGGGGGCAGCGGCGCCACCTGCACCGGGTCGGGCATGAGCGCCGTCCTGGTGGCCCTGAACCTCCTGGAGCACGGCAGCCACGTGCTCTGCACCGTGGACTGCTACGGCGGCACCTTCCGAACCCTGGAGCACGCCCGGAACGTTTACGGCCTGGAGGTCACCTACCTGGACCTGGCCGACCTGGACGCGGTGCGCGCGGCGCTTCGCCCCAACACCCGCATGATCTGGGTGGAGACGCCCTCCAATCCCCTGCTCCGCCTGTCGGACCTCGGCGCCCTGGCCGCGATCGCCCGGGGCACCTCGGCGCTCCTGGTGGTGGACAACACCTTCCTCTCCCCCGTCCTGCAGCGGCCCTTCGACTTCGGCGCGGACCTGGTGGTGCACAGCACCACCAAGTACCTCAACGGCCACAGCGACGTGGTGGGCGGCGCCGTCGTCGCGGGTCCCGGCCGGGAGGCCCTGGCCCAGCGCATCGCCGCCATGAACAACCTCCTGGGCACCAGCCAGAGCCCCCACGACTGCTACCTGGTGCTGCGGGGCCTCAAGACCCTCCGGGTGCGCATGCGGGCCCACGAGGCCAACGCCCTGGCCGTGGCCCGGGCCCTGGCGGACCATCCCGCCGTGGCCTCCGTGAACTACCCCGGCCTGCCCACCCACCCCCAGCACGCCCTGGCCAAGGCCCAGCAGAAGGGCTTCGGCGCCATGCTCAGCTTCGAGCTGAAGGACGCGTCCCCGGCCGCCGTGAACCGGGTGCTCCTGGCCCTGCGCTGGTTCACCCTGGCCGAGAGCCTGGGCGGGGTGGAGAGCCTCGTGGCCCATCCCGCCACCATGACCCACGCCTCCATGACGCCCGCGGCCCGGGCCAACGCCGGCATCGGCGACGGCCTCATCCGGCTGTCGGTGGGCATCGAGGACCCCGAGGACCTGGTGGAGGACCTGCGGCGGGCCCTGGACTGA
- a CDS encoding aldo/keto reductase, with product MQTRPFGTTGLSVTPLGFGAMHLNDARVGEAEAGALLNAVLDLGVNLVDTARGYGLSEERIGRHLARRRGEFVLSTKVGYGIPGFEDWTYACVLAGVDAALARMRCGHLDIVHLHSCPLPVLERGEVIRALEACVAAGKVRVAAYAGDNAELDFALGSGRFASVQTSVSVCDQVNLAHRLPALRARGLGVIAKRPLAGAVWTRAERPGDHAEGAYWDRWRAMGLDRLPTDLPPGEVALRFAAHCPGVDASIAGTASLEHFRRNLEAVEKGPLPTDLEEAIRSAFLHHGPGWAGLI from the coding sequence ATGCAGACCCGCCCCTTCGGAACCACCGGACTCTCCGTCACGCCCCTGGGCTTCGGGGCCATGCACCTGAACGATGCCCGGGTGGGCGAAGCCGAGGCGGGGGCCCTCCTCAACGCCGTGCTGGACCTGGGGGTGAACCTGGTGGACACGGCCCGGGGCTACGGCCTCTCGGAGGAACGCATCGGGCGCCACCTGGCCCGCCGCCGGGGGGAGTTCGTCCTGTCCACCAAGGTGGGCTACGGCATTCCGGGGTTCGAGGACTGGACCTACGCCTGCGTCCTGGCGGGGGTGGACGCCGCCCTGGCCCGCATGCGCTGCGGCCACCTGGACATCGTGCACCTGCATTCCTGCCCCCTGCCCGTGCTGGAAAGGGGCGAGGTGATCCGGGCCCTGGAGGCCTGCGTCGCCGCGGGGAAGGTGCGGGTGGCGGCCTACGCGGGCGACAACGCGGAACTGGACTTCGCCCTGGGCTCGGGCCGCTTCGCCTCGGTGCAGACCTCCGTGAGCGTCTGCGACCAGGTGAACCTCGCCCACCGCCTCCCCGCGCTCCGGGCCCGGGGCCTGGGCGTGATCGCCAAGCGCCCCCTCGCCGGCGCCGTGTGGACCCGGGCCGAACGTCCCGGGGATCACGCCGAGGGCGCGTACTGGGATCGCTGGCGGGCCATGGGCCTGGACCGGCTCCCCACGGACCTGCCCCCCGGGGAGGTGGCCCTGCGCTTCGCCGCCCATTGCCCCGGGGTGGACGCCAGCATCGCGGGCACGGCCAGTCTGGAGCACTTCAGGCGGAACCTGGAGGCGGTGGAGAAGGGGCCCCTGCCCACGGACCTGGAGGAAGCCATCCGGTCGGCGTTCCTGCACCACGGCCCGGGGTGGGCCGGGCTGATCTGA
- a CDS encoding PilZ domain-containing protein has protein sequence MWGPGLQGKGVERRRFARMSTSGGTYRVAFHLHERMVAGARLANLSAGGCGLEIQLVDAWDLDTGSVLDNLCILHPDLPCVPLQGTVMRLLGKVPGKTSGYVLAGIEFTMITPFIQGMIDAHVEAHFAGAPGR, from the coding sequence ATGTGGGGGCCGGGCTTGCAAGGCAAGGGAGTCGAACGGAGACGCTTCGCGCGCATGAGCACGTCCGGGGGCACGTACCGGGTGGCCTTCCACCTCCACGAACGCATGGTGGCCGGCGCGCGGCTCGCGAACCTCAGCGCGGGGGGCTGTGGCCTGGAGATCCAGCTGGTGGACGCCTGGGACCTGGACACGGGGTCGGTGCTGGACAACCTCTGCATCCTCCACCCGGACCTGCCCTGCGTTCCCCTGCAGGGCACCGTGATGCGCCTCCTGGGCAAGGTGCCCGGCAAGACCAGCGGCTATGTCCTGGCGGGCATCGAATTCACGATGATCACCCCCTTCATCCAGGGGATGATCGACGCGCACGTGGAGGCGCACTTCGCGGGCGCCCCGGGGCGCTGA
- a CDS encoding AMP-dependent synthetase/ligase codes for MVQTIAELFYESLKFDLPDALASKVDGAYRPISHLELQAKVERLCLAMDARGLRKGDRVGILCDNRPAWAIMDFACSLLGVVSVPIYHTLTAEQTSYILQHSGSRWILTSNGAQFNKIKASTSRLPELETVVVLDGMPPEPHGLNCLAWDTLMAEGEALDARRPEVRAWAAQRVPDDLLTLIYTSGTTGDPKGAMLSQGNLASNIVAVVEVAIVALRPERGDRCLSVLPLSHIFERTAGHYTMFHLGIAVYYAESLISLPQNLLEVQPAVLMAVPRIFEKIYAKVRDALTSGGLAKRMVFSWARSTCHRVVRYLYFDKQPGGLTNLAWRLADRILLSKVRDKTGGRLRFCVTGGAGINPTIMEFFWAMGVPIYEGYGLTETSPILTLNKIGRVRPGYVGHPILKTWNGRPFLKLGPDGEILCQGPNVMRGYWKNEEATKEVFDAEGYFCTGDVGEIDPQGRVKITDRKKEIIVTNGGKNVAPQPIENALRDDPYIEQAIVVGDQRNHLAALIVPHFPALRDWCQRKQLPFKDDAEMLANPKVYAKIMTRVNHTNSHLPAYERVRKIALLDKELTPESGLLTPSLKLKRRIVNEAFKDIIEGLYRANA; via the coding sequence TTGGTTCAGACCATTGCAGAGCTGTTTTATGAAAGCCTGAAGTTCGACCTGCCCGATGCCCTGGCCTCCAAGGTGGACGGCGCCTACCGGCCCATTTCCCACCTCGAGCTCCAGGCGAAGGTGGAGCGCCTCTGCCTGGCCATGGACGCCCGGGGCCTGCGCAAGGGGGACCGGGTCGGGATCCTCTGCGACAACCGTCCTGCCTGGGCCATCATGGACTTCGCGTGCTCCCTCCTGGGGGTCGTGAGCGTGCCCATCTACCACACCCTCACGGCGGAACAGACCTCGTACATTCTCCAGCACAGCGGCTCCCGCTGGATCCTCACGTCCAACGGCGCCCAGTTCAACAAGATCAAGGCCTCCACCAGCCGCCTCCCGGAACTGGAGACGGTGGTGGTCCTGGACGGCATGCCGCCCGAGCCCCACGGCCTCAACTGCCTGGCCTGGGACACCCTCATGGCCGAAGGCGAGGCCCTGGACGCGCGCCGGCCCGAGGTGAGGGCCTGGGCCGCCCAGCGGGTCCCCGACGACCTCCTCACCCTCATCTACACCTCCGGCACCACGGGGGACCCCAAGGGCGCCATGCTCTCCCAGGGCAACCTGGCCTCCAACATCGTGGCGGTGGTGGAGGTGGCCATCGTGGCCCTGCGCCCGGAGCGGGGCGACCGCTGCCTTTCGGTGCTGCCCCTGTCCCACATCTTCGAGCGCACCGCGGGCCACTACACCATGTTCCACCTGGGCATCGCGGTCTACTACGCCGAGAGCCTCATCTCCCTGCCCCAGAACCTCCTGGAGGTCCAGCCCGCGGTGCTCATGGCCGTGCCGCGGATCTTCGAGAAGATCTACGCCAAGGTGCGCGACGCGCTCACCTCCGGGGGCCTCGCCAAGCGCATGGTGTTCAGCTGGGCCCGCTCCACCTGCCACCGCGTGGTGCGCTACCTCTACTTCGACAAGCAGCCCGGAGGCCTCACCAACCTGGCCTGGAGGCTCGCCGACCGCATCCTGCTCTCCAAGGTCCGGGACAAGACCGGGGGCCGCCTGCGCTTCTGCGTCACCGGCGGCGCCGGCATCAATCCCACCATCATGGAATTCTTCTGGGCCATGGGCGTGCCCATCTACGAGGGGTACGGACTGACGGAAACCAGCCCCATCCTCACCCTCAACAAGATCGGCCGCGTGCGCCCGGGCTACGTGGGCCACCCCATCCTCAAGACCTGGAACGGCCGGCCCTTCCTCAAGCTGGGCCCCGACGGGGAGATCCTCTGCCAGGGCCCCAACGTCATGCGGGGCTACTGGAAGAACGAGGAGGCCACGAAGGAGGTGTTCGACGCGGAAGGCTACTTCTGCACCGGCGACGTGGGCGAGATCGACCCCCAGGGCCGGGTGAAGATCACCGACCGCAAGAAGGAGATCATCGTCACCAACGGCGGCAAGAACGTGGCCCCCCAGCCCATCGAGAACGCCCTGCGGGACGATCCCTACATCGAGCAGGCCATCGTCGTGGGCGACCAGCGCAACCACCTGGCCGCCCTCATCGTCCCCCACTTCCCCGCCCTGCGGGACTGGTGCCAGCGCAAGCAGCTGCCTTTCAAGGACGACGCCGAGATGCTGGCCAACCCCAAGGTCTACGCCAAGATCATGACCCGGGTGAACCACACCAACTCCCACCTCCCCGCCTACGAGCGCGTGCGCAAGATCGCCCTCCTGGACAAGGAGCTGACCCCCGAGAGCGGCCTCCTGACCCCCTCCCTCAAGCTCAAGCGGCGCATCGTGAACGAGGCGTTCAAGGACATCATCGAAGGACTCTACCGGGCCAATGCCTAG
- a CDS encoding M4 family metallopeptidase — protein MPRSLSLALLALGSTLAAQEDAFLGSPEQLLVQELKPSLGLGREDAVKVRAILPDPLTQGRDARIAQFYKGVKVMGGEGILHLSGPRTRSVTDAFVKGLDLDTTPDVPPGEALAVALAELAPRGTPRTPPTSTLVVARLPSGDVLAYRIHAELDTGALEPVHMDFLVDARTARILKRWSSLRTGRAAIGKGISQFSGPVTLNTTTLAKGKGFELRDWTRGRTGNMVVNLDHGTGDDDGKIFTSDTNTWGDGLNYGGGATTAANGETAAVDAAYGLQAAWDYFAKVVGRKGLDDKGTAVTMRVHFGKDYDNAFWADACQCVSIGDGHYFKALASLDIIGHELAHGYCRATADLEYYGESGGLNEANSDINGTLIEFYARGGSGDTIGNWGGNWTIGEDVARPEHPDPLRYLYKPSKDGASPDAWSPDLQFLDVHHSSGPMNRCFYFLSQGASPKPSSDFYTCSLPKGMEGLGNDRAGRIWNRAVTRYLTSGSGYKEAREACVSAAKDLYGAGGPEERAVWDAFHGISLGPAWPR, from the coding sequence ATGCCCAGATCCCTCTCCCTCGCCCTCCTCGCCCTGGGTTCCACCCTGGCGGCCCAGGAAGATGCCTTCCTGGGCTCCCCGGAGCAGCTGCTGGTCCAGGAGCTCAAGCCCAGCCTCGGCCTGGGCCGGGAGGACGCCGTGAAGGTCCGGGCCATCCTGCCCGACCCCCTCACCCAGGGCCGGGACGCCCGCATCGCGCAGTTCTACAAGGGGGTGAAGGTGATGGGCGGGGAGGGCATCCTCCACCTCTCGGGGCCCCGCACCCGGTCGGTCACCGACGCCTTCGTGAAGGGCCTGGACCTGGACACCACCCCGGACGTTCCCCCCGGCGAGGCCCTGGCCGTGGCCCTGGCGGAACTGGCCCCCCGGGGGACGCCGCGAACGCCGCCCACGTCCACGCTGGTGGTGGCGAGGCTTCCGTCGGGCGATGTCCTGGCCTACCGCATCCACGCCGAACTCGATACCGGCGCCCTGGAACCGGTCCACATGGACTTCCTGGTGGACGCGCGCACCGCCAGGATCCTGAAGCGCTGGTCCTCCCTGCGCACCGGCAGGGCCGCCATCGGCAAGGGGATCTCCCAGTTCAGCGGCCCGGTGACGCTCAACACCACCACCTTGGCCAAGGGGAAGGGCTTCGAACTGCGCGACTGGACCCGCGGCAGGACCGGGAACATGGTGGTCAACCTCGACCACGGGACCGGCGACGACGACGGGAAGATCTTCACGAGCGACACCAACACCTGGGGCGACGGCCTGAACTACGGCGGGGGCGCCACCACCGCCGCCAACGGCGAGACCGCGGCGGTGGACGCCGCCTACGGCCTGCAGGCCGCCTGGGACTACTTCGCCAAGGTGGTTGGGCGCAAGGGCCTGGACGACAAGGGCACCGCGGTCACCATGCGGGTGCACTTCGGCAAGGACTACGACAACGCGTTCTGGGCCGACGCCTGCCAGTGCGTGTCCATCGGCGACGGCCACTACTTCAAGGCCCTGGCCTCCCTGGACATCATCGGCCACGAGCTGGCCCACGGCTACTGCCGCGCCACCGCGGACCTGGAGTACTACGGGGAGAGCGGCGGCCTGAACGAGGCCAACTCCGACATCAACGGTACCCTCATCGAGTTCTACGCCCGGGGAGGCTCGGGCGACACCATCGGGAACTGGGGCGGGAACTGGACCATCGGGGAGGACGTGGCCCGGCCCGAACACCCCGACCCGCTGCGGTACCTCTACAAGCCCAGCAAGGACGGCGCCAGCCCCGACGCATGGTCCCCGGACCTGCAGTTCCTGGACGTGCACCACAGCTCGGGCCCCATGAACCGGTGCTTCTACTTCCTCAGCCAGGGCGCCAGCCCCAAGCCCAGCTCCGATTTCTACACCTGCTCCCTGCCCAAGGGCATGGAGGGCCTGGGCAATGACCGGGCCGGACGCATCTGGAACCGGGCCGTGACCCGCTACCTCACCTCCGGCAGCGGCTACAAGGAGGCCCGGGAGGCCTGCGTCAGCGCGGCCAAGGATCTCTACGGCGCCGGCGGCCCCGAGGAGCGGGCCGTGTGGGACGCCTTCCACGGCATCAGCCTCGGCCCCGCCTGGCCCCGGTGA